Proteins from a genomic interval of Lacticaseibacillus pabuli:
- the dnaJ gene encoding molecular chaperone DnaJ produces MAESKDYYAILGVSRDASEDEIRKGFRKMSKKYHPDLNHEPGAEDKFKEVNEAYQVLSDKTKKANYDQYGSADGPMGGGAGGFSGAGAGDFGGFGGGGFDDIFSSFFGGAQQAGGRTQPAAGADLQYRMDLTFEEGVFGKTTNISYNRQGRCHVCKGSGAANGEEPITCTKCHGRGYVTVQRNTPLGVMQSRVTCDVCNGTGKEIKDKCANCHGTGVEQERHTIEVKVPAGILDGQQMRLDNAGEAGRNNAPYGDLYVVFRVAPSKIYTRDGADILMDMDISFAQAALGDNVKADTVHGAVELKIPAGTQSGTKMRLRGKGAPRLQSTGTGDEIVTVKIHTPKHLNADQKDSLMKFAAASGQHVKPHESSLFDKVRDAFKNK; encoded by the coding sequence GTAAGGATTATTACGCTATTCTCGGTGTGTCCCGCGACGCAAGTGAAGATGAGATCCGTAAGGGGTTCCGTAAAATGTCCAAAAAGTACCACCCAGATTTGAACCACGAACCGGGTGCTGAAGACAAGTTCAAGGAAGTCAACGAGGCTTACCAGGTTCTCTCTGATAAGACCAAGAAGGCGAACTACGATCAGTACGGTTCCGCAGATGGGCCAATGGGTGGCGGTGCTGGTGGCTTTAGTGGTGCTGGTGCCGGTGACTTTGGCGGCTTTGGTGGCGGCGGTTTTGACGACATCTTTAGCAGCTTCTTCGGCGGTGCGCAGCAGGCTGGCGGTCGCACGCAGCCCGCTGCTGGTGCCGACCTGCAGTACCGCATGGACCTGACTTTTGAAGAAGGGGTGTTCGGCAAGACGACGAACATTTCCTACAACCGTCAGGGTCGTTGTCACGTTTGTAAGGGTTCTGGTGCAGCGAATGGTGAAGAGCCAATCACCTGTACCAAATGCCACGGCCGCGGCTATGTGACCGTGCAGCGCAACACTCCACTCGGCGTGATGCAGAGCCGTGTGACCTGTGACGTCTGCAACGGGACTGGTAAGGAAATCAAGGACAAGTGTGCAAACTGCCACGGCACTGGTGTCGAGCAGGAACGCCACACGATCGAAGTCAAGGTACCAGCTGGTATCCTCGATGGTCAGCAGATGCGCCTTGATAATGCCGGTGAAGCTGGACGCAACAACGCACCTTATGGGGACCTGTACGTGGTCTTCCGCGTTGCGCCAAGCAAGATTTACACCCGCGATGGTGCCGACATTTTGATGGACATGGATATTTCCTTCGCACAGGCCGCTCTGGGCGACAATGTGAAGGCGGATACCGTCCACGGTGCAGTTGAGTTGAAGATTCCTGCCGGGACGCAGAGCGGCACTAAGATGCGCCTGCGCGGCAAGGGTGCCCCACGCCTGCAGAGCACGGGTACTGGTGATGAAATTGTCACCGTCAAGATTCACACGCCAAAGCACCTGAACGCCGATCAGAAGGATTCACTGATGAAGTTCGCCGCAGCGAGTGGCCAGCACGTCAAGCCACACGAGAGCAGCCTGTTTGATAAGGTCCGCGACGCGTTCAAAAATAAGTAA
- the budA gene encoding acetolactate decarboxylase — translation MDKSVLYQHGTLAQLVPGLFQGTLRADELLKHGDTGIGTLNGLNGELIIAAGKIYQVAASGVVRLVNADEMMPFANVHWADFTSVGAVDQLDYDTLRAELLHRAGTRNLFFAVRVHGTFQTVTTRAVAEQTEPYPTLTATAAAQQVFTRQNVAGTLSGYYSPNLYAGAVSPGFHLHFLDDAHQFGGHVLDAQTTAATVELQKFTDFQLHLPAADPDFLQVNLDDPNITAAIKQAEN, via the coding sequence ATGGATAAATCAGTTTTGTATCAACACGGGACGCTTGCGCAGCTGGTCCCCGGCCTGTTTCAGGGTACACTCCGAGCGGATGAACTGCTCAAGCATGGTGATACGGGCATTGGCACCTTAAATGGCCTGAACGGTGAACTCATCATCGCAGCGGGTAAGATCTACCAGGTCGCGGCAAGTGGCGTAGTTCGACTGGTTAACGCCGACGAAATGATGCCTTTCGCGAATGTGCACTGGGCAGACTTTACGTCCGTGGGTGCGGTTGACCAGCTTGATTACGACACATTGCGCGCCGAATTATTGCATCGCGCTGGCACCCGTAACTTGTTCTTTGCAGTGCGGGTTCACGGTACTTTTCAGACGGTTACCACGCGGGCAGTGGCGGAACAAACAGAGCCGTACCCAACACTCACGGCAACCGCGGCGGCGCAGCAAGTCTTTACCCGCCAGAACGTCGCGGGAACCCTCAGCGGTTATTACTCACCAAACTTGTATGCTGGCGCGGTGTCACCAGGGTTCCACCTGCATTTTCTTGATGACGCGCACCAGTTTGGGGGACATGTTTTGGACGCGCAGACCACCGCAGCGACGGTTGAATTGCAAAAATTCACTGACTTTCAGTTACATTTACCCGCCGCTGACCCCGATTTTCTGCAGGTAAACCTAGATGATCCAAATATTACTGCCGCAATTAAGCAGGCGGAAAATTAA
- the alsS gene encoding acetolactate synthase AlsS gives MSQDKKFGADLIVESLENHDVPYVFAIPGAKIDRVFERLAHPTNAKTPRLVVARHEQNAAFMAAGVGRITGKPGVVITTSGPGASNLATGMVTAQAEGDPILAISGQVQRKDLLRQTHQSMRNAELFAPITKYSAEVQDPDNISEIIANAYQSAESGKQGAAFVSVPQDVTDSPVSSKPIKPLIGPKLGPASAEDVDALADAIKTATLPVLLLGMRASSPEVTAAIRKLIAVADLPVVETFQGAGIISHAQVNNFYGRVGLFRNQPGDVLLKQSDLVVAIGYDPIEYEPRNWNKEGDANVVVIDSEPAQIDQHFQPDTVLIGDIAKTVTALEPKVAGYDVAPAAKSFLAHLQSDIANRDVPPVSKDPQMVHPLAIIQELQEQVSDDMTVSVDVGSFYIWMARHFRSYEPRHLLFSNGMQTLGVALPWAIAATLVRPGTKAVSVSGDGGFMFSSQELETAVRLHSNLVHIIWNDGHYDMVKFQEEKKYGQSAGVDFGPIDFVKYAESFGAKGMRVEKAADLHKVLSAAFNYNDGPVIVDIPVDYSDNIDLASDLLDDQM, from the coding sequence ATGTCACAAGATAAGAAATTTGGTGCCGACCTGATTGTCGAGAGCCTTGAAAACCACGATGTACCGTATGTGTTTGCTATTCCGGGTGCAAAGATTGACCGCGTCTTTGAACGCTTGGCACACCCAACCAACGCGAAGACACCGCGTTTGGTCGTTGCCCGTCATGAACAAAATGCCGCGTTTATGGCCGCGGGTGTGGGCCGGATTACCGGCAAGCCCGGCGTTGTCATCACGACCTCTGGCCCCGGGGCGTCCAACCTCGCTACGGGCATGGTCACGGCGCAGGCGGAAGGGGACCCCATCCTGGCCATCTCCGGTCAGGTGCAGCGCAAGGACCTGCTGCGGCAAACGCACCAGAGTATGCGTAACGCCGAGCTCTTTGCACCCATCACGAAGTATTCCGCAGAAGTGCAAGATCCAGACAACATTTCTGAGATTATCGCCAATGCTTACCAGAGTGCGGAATCCGGCAAGCAGGGGGCTGCCTTTGTTTCTGTCCCACAGGATGTTACCGACAGTCCTGTTAGCAGCAAGCCAATTAAGCCATTGATCGGTCCTAAACTCGGGCCAGCCAGTGCTGAAGATGTCGACGCGTTGGCTGATGCCATTAAGACGGCGACCTTGCCCGTCCTGCTGCTGGGCATGCGCGCTTCTTCACCAGAAGTGACCGCAGCAATCCGCAAATTAATTGCCGTCGCAGACCTGCCCGTTGTCGAAACCTTCCAAGGGGCCGGCATTATCTCGCACGCCCAGGTCAACAACTTTTACGGTCGTGTCGGTTTGTTCCGCAACCAGCCCGGGGATGTACTCCTCAAGCAGAGCGATTTGGTCGTCGCAATTGGCTACGATCCGATTGAATACGAACCTCGCAACTGGAACAAGGAGGGTGACGCGAACGTCGTCGTCATCGACAGCGAGCCCGCCCAGATTGACCAACACTTCCAGCCAGACACCGTCCTCATTGGCGACATCGCCAAAACGGTAACGGCATTGGAACCCAAGGTAGCCGGTTACGACGTGGCGCCCGCAGCCAAGAGTTTCCTTGCGCACCTGCAAAGCGACATTGCAAACCGCGACGTACCACCCGTCAGCAAGGACCCCCAGATGGTGCACCCGTTGGCCATCATCCAGGAATTGCAGGAACAAGTCTCCGACGACATGACTGTCTCCGTTGATGTTGGTAGTTTCTACATCTGGATGGCGCGGCACTTCCGTAGTTACGAGCCCCGCCACCTGCTGTTCAGTAACGGGATGCAGACACTGGGTGTGGCGTTGCCATGGGCGATTGCGGCAACGCTGGTACGCCCAGGAACTAAGGCCGTGTCTGTATCCGGGGATGGCGGCTTCATGTTCTCCTCACAGGAACTGGAAACGGCCGTGCGCCTGCACAGCAATCTGGTGCACATTATCTGGAACGACGGTCACTATGACATGGTGAAGTTCCAGGAGGAAAAGAAGTATGGTCAGTCAGCCGGCGTCGACTTTGGCCCCATCGATTTTGTGAAGTATGCCGAGAGTTTTGGTGCCAAGGGGATGCGCGTCGAGAAGGCTGCGGACCTGCACAAGGTTCTGTCAGCTGCCTTCAATTACAACGATGGCCCCGTCATCGTCGATATTCCCGTTGATTACAGCGACAACATTGACCTGGCTAGCGACCTGTTGGACGACCAGATGTAA